One window from the genome of bacterium encodes:
- a CDS encoding putative porin, with product MKRRKGLGIIVALTFICLSTGTGFCTDKNSPPAYADSGDESTAEQGENLSERLKSIELKLEAQEKIMLAEEQILADQGSLLNTMINEGKLPEWVKKVKLSGDFRLRYQSDMFGQDNPELLKPDDPRTIMNTQEDRDRLRIRFRLGLTAKVNDRMEIGARLTTGNEKEPVSTNETLGDYSNKDGLVIDRAYLQIRPVNRAAFWFGRMPNPFDSTDLVWDKDLNLEGLALTATANDPKALVEKNWDLSVTAGFFPLQELEYFSDDKYLYGGQIGAKYKPVTALGLKLAVAYYDYRNIEGKFNDPAGPGDETDYTLPAFQQKGNTLFNINTKMNDKGEIAKKLALASDFNQLDINSSIEIAIKTIAVQLMADYVKNLGFDKDKVRERTGVEVPEETEGYQVGVAVGHREVKDLWQWNGSLSFRHLEADAVIDAFTDSDFHLGGTNAEGWILGVQLGVGKNAWLSFNWLTADEIGGPPLAVDVMQIDLNAAF from the coding sequence ATGAAACGACGAAAGGGTTTGGGAATAATCGTTGCTTTGACTTTCATCTGCTTATCGACGGGCACGGGATTCTGTACCGACAAAAATTCACCACCGGCGTATGCTGACAGTGGCGATGAATCGACTGCCGAACAGGGTGAAAACCTTTCTGAGAGGCTGAAAAGTATCGAGCTCAAGCTGGAGGCTCAGGAGAAGATTATGTTAGCGGAAGAGCAGATACTGGCGGATCAGGGGAGTCTGCTGAACACGATGATCAATGAAGGCAAGTTGCCGGAGTGGGTCAAAAAGGTGAAATTGAGCGGTGATTTTCGCCTGCGCTATCAAAGCGATATGTTTGGCCAGGATAATCCTGAGCTGCTCAAACCGGATGATCCCCGCACCATTATGAACACCCAGGAGGACCGGGACCGGCTCCGCATCCGTTTCCGGTTGGGATTGACAGCCAAGGTGAACGATCGGATGGAGATCGGCGCCCGGCTGACGACCGGTAACGAAAAAGAGCCTGTCTCGACCAATGAGACACTCGGAGATTACTCCAACAAAGACGGCCTGGTCATTGACAGGGCTTATCTGCAGATACGGCCGGTCAACAGGGCGGCATTCTGGTTTGGAAGAATGCCAAACCCATTCGACTCCACTGATCTTGTCTGGGATAAGGATCTTAATCTGGAGGGGTTGGCTCTTACCGCTACTGCCAATGACCCGAAAGCCCTGGTTGAAAAAAATTGGGACCTTTCTGTCACCGCCGGTTTTTTCCCGCTCCAGGAACTGGAATACTTCTCGGATGACAAGTACCTGTATGGAGGTCAGATCGGAGCGAAGTACAAGCCGGTAACAGCCCTGGGATTGAAGCTTGCCGTTGCCTATTATGATTACCGGAATATCGAAGGTAAGTTCAACGATCCCGCAGGTCCTGGCGATGAGACGGATTACACCCTGCCCGCCTTCCAGCAGAAAGGGAATACCCTGTTTAATATCAATACGAAAATGAATGACAAAGGCGAGATTGCGAAGAAACTCGCCCTGGCCTCCGATTTCAATCAACTGGACATCAATTCCTCGATCGAGATTGCCATAAAAACTATTGCTGTCCAGCTCATGGCTGATTATGTCAAAAACCTTGGATTTGACAAGGACAAAGTACGGGAGAGAACCGGGGTCGAGGTTCCTGAAGAGACCGAAGGATACCAGGTTGGCGTAGCCGTTGGACACCGGGAAGTGAAAGACCTGTGGCAATGGAACGGTTCTTTGTCTTTCAGGCATCTGGAAGCTGACGCCGTGATTGACGCCTTTACCGACTCCGATTTCCATCTTGGCGGAACCAATGCCGAGGGCTGGATCCTGGGAGTCCAACTGGGAGTTGGGAAGAATGCATGGTTATCCTTCAACTGGCTGACCGCGGATGAGATCGGCGGCCCGCCCCTGGCAGTTGATGTAATGCAGATCGATTTGAATGCCGCTTTCTAG
- a CDS encoding dockerin type I repeat-containing protein has product MRTNIQRQDCAVLAGCLIGLWLVSTFMLTRSAWSAEFKVFVEGAYTDDTLIVQIYANTDTFKMASAGVKLSYDLTRLTVIRVTKNESLWSISDGGAKFPYMEPDISKPGEVIIIAGKLDLSNPSQGVCGERVLLAEVEFERNEHPKVPPILDVSTVSLDYARSGSYCNFVTVEGKVLDHDCVTFGSFHVGPVGLGGNIVQRGDANGNGSIEATDIDAITRYQKDGGNAHEWMDCNNDGRVNVLDIACIQNKLTNAR; this is encoded by the coding sequence ATGAGAACGAACATACAAAGGCAGGATTGTGCAGTTCTGGCAGGATGTCTGATAGGATTGTGGCTTGTCAGTACCTTCATGCTGACTCGCTCTGCATGGTCAGCGGAATTCAAGGTGTTTGTCGAGGGGGCATATACGGACGATACTCTTATTGTGCAGATATACGCGAATACCGATACTTTCAAGATGGCAAGTGCCGGGGTGAAACTCTCCTACGATCTAACCCGATTAACCGTGATCAGGGTTACAAAAAATGAGAGCCTTTGGTCCATCAGTGATGGAGGAGCAAAATTTCCTTATATGGAGCCCGATATCAGTAAGCCCGGCGAGGTGATTATCATTGCAGGGAAGCTCGATCTTTCAAACCCCTCCCAGGGGGTCTGCGGAGAAAGAGTGCTTTTGGCTGAAGTCGAGTTTGAACGGAATGAACATCCCAAGGTGCCACCGATTCTGGATGTATCAACGGTCAGTCTCGATTACGCACGAAGCGGGAGTTACTGTAATTTTGTTACGGTTGAGGGAAAAGTATTGGACCATGATTGTGTCACCTTCGGATCTTTTCACGTGGGGCCAGTGGGGCTTGGCGGCAACATTGTGCAGCGTGGTGATGCCAATGGCAATGGGAGTATTGAAGCCACTGATATAGATGCCATTACCCGGTATCAGAAGGATGGAGGAAATGCCCACGAGTGGATGGACTGCAATAATGATGGAAGAGTTAATGTCCTTGATATTGCCTGTATTCAAAATAAACTGACGAATGCGAGGTAA
- a CDS encoding PEP-CTERM sorting domain-containing protein — MKGKIWYSILSLLVILALRVLPVHAYSVYLGVDNSFDFSRLSAFEFSVTGMNVDDIASSTIHQSESVTIDGITMNGSIPHPSSPGDEYWEIYKTASSNGVAGYCTNYAALTPLTPGLLMSLEAESPFGITDPLLGSLYDSDGSYPHPYRMVSQEIPQGMLYTYTTNPVPLPSSLILLGLGLTCLAIFRYCALKIRCCMAPNRKRS; from the coding sequence ATGAAAGGCAAAATTTGGTATAGTATCCTGTCGCTTCTGGTAATTCTTGCCTTGAGAGTATTGCCGGTACATGCCTATTCCGTTTATCTTGGGGTGGACAATTCCTTTGATTTTTCCAGGCTGAGTGCTTTTGAATTCAGTGTGACAGGCATGAACGTGGATGATATCGCTTCGTCGACTATTCATCAGTCAGAGTCGGTAACCATAGATGGGATTACCATGAATGGCAGCATCCCGCATCCTTCCTCGCCAGGAGATGAATACTGGGAGATTTACAAGACTGCATCGTCAAACGGCGTGGCTGGTTATTGCACAAATTATGCGGCTCTCACGCCACTGACACCGGGACTGCTGATGTCATTGGAAGCTGAAAGCCCGTTCGGTATTACCGATCCTCTTCTGGGATCTTTGTATGATTCAGATGGCAGCTACCCTCATCCCTACCGGATGGTTTCGCAGGAAATTCCGCAGGGCATGCTGTATACGTATACCACGAATCCTGTCCCCCTCCCCTCAAGCCTCATTCTTCTTGGTTTAGGGCTGACCTGTCTTGCCATCTTCCGCTACTGTGCTTTGAAAATCCGGTGCTGTATGGCACCTAACAGGAAAAGGTCTTAG